In the genome of Chryseobacterium arthrosphaerae, one region contains:
- a CDS encoding peroxiredoxin-like family protein, which translates to MNTLAKQIEQLNQELSSQLPQEVINAFGKSVDDLKTKNMEDRCIQPGEKMPEFILPNATGKMIDSNDILKKGKMILAFYRGSWCPYCNLELKFLQDNLSRIKDKNAVLIAVSPQTPDHSLSMAEKNKLGFEVLSDQNNDFAKKLGIVFQLQDFVLPYYRNLGINLSEFNNNDENLLPVPAVFVVDQDRRVIFKYLDVNYMNRVDVEELIQAL; encoded by the coding sequence ATGAACACATTGGCCAAACAGATTGAACAGCTGAATCAGGAACTTTCATCGCAGCTTCCACAGGAGGTTATAAATGCATTTGGAAAGTCTGTTGACGATTTAAAAACAAAAAATATGGAAGACAGATGCATTCAGCCCGGTGAGAAGATGCCTGAATTTATACTGCCCAATGCAACAGGTAAAATGATTGATTCCAATGATATTCTGAAGAAAGGAAAAATGATACTGGCCTTTTACAGAGGCAGCTGGTGCCCTTACTGCAATCTGGAATTAAAATTTCTGCAGGATAACCTTTCCCGTATAAAAGATAAAAACGCTGTTTTAATCGCTGTTTCTCCACAGACTCCGGATCATTCTCTGAGTATGGCGGAAAAGAATAAGCTTGGGTTTGAAGTATTGTCTGATCAGAATAATGATTTCGCTAAAAAATTAGGAATTGTTTTTCAATTGCAGGATTTTGTACTGCCTTATTACCGTAATTTAGGAATCAACCTTTCTGAGTTTAATAATAATGATGAAAACTTACTTCCTGTTCCGGCAGTTTTCGTAGTGGATCAGGACAGGAGGGTTATATTTAAATATTTAGATGTAAATTACATGAACAGAGTAGATGTGGAAGAACTAATACAGGCGTTATGA
- the pfkA gene encoding 6-phosphofructokinase: MKESAVKKIAVLTSGGDSPGMNAALRAVVRTANYYNIECYGVREGYNGLINNDFLKMGARSVKNIINQGGTILKSARSAEFRTAEGRQKAYDNCVKLGIDGLVCIGGDGTFTGAKIFNEEFGIRVIGIPGTIDNDIFGTDNTIGYDTALNTAMEAIDKIRDTATSHNRVFFVEVMGRDAGFIALNSGLATGALDILIPEKKDSMDDLFTNFRKAEKTGKASSIVVVAEGEKLANVYELAEKTKQTFPDYDIRVAVLGHMQRGGSPSCADRVLASRLGYGAVVGLMEGQSNVMAGMRSNDVVYTPIEEAIKKHNEINKDLMLISEILAI, encoded by the coding sequence ATGAAAGAGAGTGCTGTAAAAAAGATTGCAGTTCTTACTTCAGGAGGCGACTCTCCGGGTATGAATGCTGCATTAAGAGCGGTAGTAAGAACCGCCAATTACTATAATATCGAATGTTACGGAGTGAGAGAAGGCTACAATGGCCTTATCAACAACGATTTCCTGAAAATGGGAGCCCGTTCCGTAAAAAATATAATCAACCAGGGTGGAACGATTCTAAAGTCTGCCAGATCCGCTGAATTCAGAACAGCAGAAGGCCGTCAGAAAGCGTATGACAATTGTGTAAAACTCGGAATCGACGGATTGGTATGCATCGGTGGAGACGGAACTTTTACCGGAGCCAAGATCTTCAATGAAGAATTCGGTATCCGCGTGATCGGTATCCCGGGAACGATCGATAATGATATTTTCGGAACTGATAATACCATCGGGTATGATACGGCATTGAATACCGCCATGGAGGCAATTGATAAGATCCGTGATACGGCAACTTCCCACAACAGGGTTTTCTTTGTGGAAGTAATGGGTCGTGATGCAGGGTTTATTGCTTTAAACAGTGGTTTGGCTACAGGTGCTCTGGATATTCTTATTCCTGAGAAAAAAGACAGCATGGATGATCTTTTTACCAACTTCAGAAAAGCTGAAAAAACAGGAAAAGCATCCAGCATTGTAGTGGTAGCTGAAGGCGAAAAATTAGCCAACGTTTATGAGCTTGCCGAAAAGACCAAACAGACATTCCCTGACTATGATATTCGTGTAGCCGTTTTAGGACACATGCAGAGAGGAGGTTCGCCGAGCTGTGCAGACAGAGTGCTTGCAAGCAGACTGGGATATGGTGCAGTAGTAGGATTGATGGAAGGGCAAAGCAATGTGATGGCAGGAATGCGTTCCAACGATGTGGTATACACGCCTATCGAGGAAGCTATTAAAAAACATAATGAAATCAACAAAGATCTGATGTTGATCTCAGAAATTTTAGCAATCTAA
- the recA gene encoding recombinase RecA, whose amino-acid sequence MSNIDDKKKALALVLDKLDKTYGKGTVMTLGDESIDNTVEVIPSGSLGLDIALGIGGYPKGRIIEIYGPESSGKTTLTLHAIAEAQKAGGIAAFIDAEHAFDRTYAAKLGIDLENLIISQPDNGEQALEIADNLIRSGAIDIVVIDSVAALTPKAEIEGEMGDSKMGLHARLMSQALRKLTATISRTKCTVIFINQLREKIGVMFGNPETTTGGNALKFYASVRIDIRKASAPIKQGDEAIGSRVKVKIVKNKVAPPFKQAEFDIMYGEGVSKVGEILDTAVDMGIVKKSGSWFSYEESKLGQGRDAVKDVLKDNPELAEELENKIKEEMKNNK is encoded by the coding sequence ATGAGTAACATTGATGATAAGAAAAAAGCACTCGCATTAGTGCTTGACAAGCTAGATAAAACATATGGAAAGGGAACTGTAATGACTTTAGGTGATGAATCTATAGACAATACGGTAGAAGTAATTCCTTCAGGTTCTTTAGGATTAGATATCGCATTAGGTATTGGCGGATATCCAAAAGGAAGAATCATTGAAATATATGGACCTGAATCTTCAGGTAAAACAACTTTGACCCTTCACGCTATTGCTGAAGCTCAGAAAGCCGGCGGTATTGCTGCATTTATTGATGCTGAGCACGCTTTCGACAGAACGTATGCAGCGAAATTAGGAATCGATCTTGAAAACCTTATTATTTCTCAGCCGGACAACGGTGAGCAGGCTCTGGAGATCGCTGATAACCTGATCCGTTCAGGAGCCATCGATATCGTAGTGATTGACTCTGTAGCGGCTCTTACACCAAAAGCGGAAATTGAAGGTGAAATGGGAGATTCCAAAATGGGTCTTCATGCAAGATTGATGTCTCAGGCATTAAGAAAACTTACAGCTACCATTTCAAGAACAAAATGTACGGTAATCTTCATCAACCAGTTGAGAGAGAAGATCGGAGTAATGTTCGGTAATCCTGAAACCACTACCGGAGGTAATGCTCTTAAATTCTACGCTTCGGTAAGAATCGATATCAGAAAAGCAAGTGCACCGATCAAGCAGGGTGATGAAGCGATCGGTAGCCGTGTGAAAGTGAAGATTGTGAAAAACAAAGTAGCTCCACCTTTCAAGCAGGCAGAATTCGACATCATGTATGGTGAAGGTGTTTCTAAAGTAGGAGAAATTCTTGATACAGCGGTTGATATGGGAATTGTGAAGAAGAGCGGTTCCTGGTTCAGCTATGAAGAATCTAAATTAGGTCAGGGACGTGATGCTGTAAAAGATGTTTTAAAAGACAATCCTGAACTTGCTGAGGAATTGGAAAACAAAATCAAAGAGGAAATGAAAAACAACAAATAA
- a CDS encoding winged helix-turn-helix transcriptional regulator → METKGIAEENKICPLEIAVNTISGKWKIPIVWQINEGKKRPSEFLRGIAKVDRRVLNQQLTEMVDDGILTKQSFNELPPRVEYTLTELGDKLVQILWLLNDWGKLLIPEDDNTKV, encoded by the coding sequence ATGGAAACAAAGGGAATAGCTGAAGAAAATAAAATCTGTCCGTTGGAAATCGCCGTTAATACCATCAGTGGAAAATGGAAAATTCCCATCGTATGGCAGATCAATGAAGGGAAAAAACGTCCAAGTGAATTTTTGAGGGGAATTGCCAAGGTAGATCGTAGAGTGCTCAACCAACAACTCACGGAAATGGTTGATGACGGCATTCTGACCAAACAGTCTTTCAATGAATTGCCCCCAAGGGTTGAATATACCCTTACAGAGCTTGGAGACAAACTGGTTCAGATTCTCTGGCTGCTGAATGATTGGGGAAAACTTCTGATTCCTGAAGACGATAATACAAAAGTTTAA
- a CDS encoding DUF4846 domain-containing protein, with protein sequence MKKIIPGIVMTIVLWSCGHDKAPKNNISQETTDLTPKSSVPINKEKNTVKERFSTPEGYEWQDEKQNSFGYFIENFKLKPYGSQILRYDGAPVSTQHLHEAVFDIDTGNKDLQQCADAVIRLRAEYLYTMKRYDEIQFHFTSGDLLRWNDYKNGTRAFVSGNSVSFRKTAGFDDSYLNFRNYLDLIFNYAGTISLNKETQPVLKNPDLKTGDILITPGSPGHVVFVAGVCSNKEGKKLFLLGEGFTPAQSIHLLSNPFHQNISPWYELDVNAPETKTARYIFKPTNFRSF encoded by the coding sequence ATGAAAAAAATTATTCCGGGAATAGTGATGACCATTGTTTTATGGAGTTGCGGCCATGATAAGGCTCCAAAAAATAATATTTCTCAGGAAACAACGGATTTAACACCTAAAAGTTCCGTCCCTATCAATAAAGAAAAGAACACTGTAAAAGAACGATTTTCAACTCCTGAAGGCTATGAATGGCAGGATGAAAAACAGAATTCTTTCGGATATTTTATTGAAAATTTTAAATTGAAACCTTACGGCAGCCAGATTTTAAGATATGACGGCGCTCCTGTTTCTACCCAACATCTTCATGAAGCCGTGTTTGACATTGATACAGGAAATAAAGATCTTCAGCAATGTGCGGACGCTGTTATCCGATTAAGAGCAGAATATCTGTATACAATGAAAAGGTATGACGAGATTCAGTTTCACTTTACCAGTGGTGATCTTCTGAGATGGAATGATTATAAAAACGGGACCAGGGCTTTTGTCAGCGGAAATTCAGTGAGTTTCAGAAAAACGGCCGGTTTTGATGATTCCTATCTGAATTTCAGGAATTATCTGGACCTCATCTTCAATTATGCAGGAACAATTTCCCTTAATAAGGAAACTCAGCCTGTACTGAAAAACCCAGATTTAAAGACAGGTGATATCCTGATTACTCCGGGAAGTCCGGGACATGTTGTTTTTGTTGCCGGTGTGTGCAGCAATAAAGAAGGAAAGAAATTATTTTTATTGGGTGAAGGTTTTACTCCGGCCCAGTCTATTCATTTGCTGTCCAATCCTTTTCACCAGAATATTTCGCCATGGTATGAGCTTGACGTCAATGCTCCGGAAACCAAAACGGCACGTTATATTTTTAAACCTACAAACTTCAGAAGCTTTTAA
- a CDS encoding putative DNA modification/repair radical SAM protein, translated as MNFDRLKEKLEILADAAKYDVSCSSSGGTRKNKKGALGDSSASGICHTYTEDGRCVSLLKILLTNHCIYDCAYCVSRSSNDIKRAAFTVEEVVDLTINFYRRNYIEGLFLSSGIFKNADTTMERLVRVAKKLRLEENFNGYIHLKSIPGASDELMQEAALYADRLSVNLEIPTESGLKLLAPEKNRQDMLSPMRYIQKGISQYQDEKKILKKVPKFAPAGQSTQMIVGATNENDLQIIKVADHFYKNFNLKRVYYSGYVPVLEDKRLPSLTTEVPMLRENRLYQSDWLMRFYGFKAEEILDPNVPFLDLEVDPKLSWALRHLDQFPVSLQTADYQMILRIPGIGVKTAQKIVSARRFQILTMDHLKKLGAAVNRAKYFIDFNAGNAYLRYLTDKNFRKLIVGGSSSKFHNQFSQQLSLF; from the coding sequence ATGAATTTTGACCGTCTTAAAGAAAAACTTGAAATCCTTGCTGACGCTGCGAAATACGATGTTTCCTGTTCTTCCAGCGGAGGGACGAGAAAAAACAAAAAAGGTGCTTTAGGAGACAGCTCTGCAAGCGGGATATGCCATACGTATACAGAAGACGGAAGGTGTGTGTCATTGCTTAAGATTCTATTGACCAATCACTGTATTTACGATTGTGCCTATTGTGTTTCCAGAAGTTCGAATGATATTAAAAGGGCTGCTTTTACCGTGGAAGAAGTGGTAGATCTTACCATTAATTTTTACCGCAGGAATTATATTGAAGGATTATTTCTGAGCTCCGGTATTTTCAAAAATGCAGATACAACCATGGAACGTCTGGTAAGGGTGGCCAAAAAACTCCGGCTGGAAGAAAACTTCAATGGTTATATTCATTTGAAATCTATTCCCGGGGCGAGTGATGAACTGATGCAGGAAGCTGCTTTATATGCGGACAGGTTATCTGTAAATCTTGAAATTCCTACCGAAAGCGGGTTAAAATTGCTGGCTCCTGAGAAAAACAGACAGGATATGCTCAGCCCGATGCGATATATTCAGAAAGGGATCAGCCAGTATCAGGATGAAAAAAAGATTTTAAAGAAAGTTCCCAAATTTGCTCCGGCAGGCCAATCTACCCAGATGATCGTGGGAGCCACCAATGAAAATGACTTACAGATCATCAAAGTGGCGGATCATTTTTATAAAAATTTCAACCTGAAAAGAGTGTATTATTCCGGCTATGTCCCTGTTCTGGAAGATAAAAGACTTCCTTCTTTAACGACTGAGGTTCCTATGCTTAGGGAAAACAGGTTGTATCAGTCGGATTGGCTGATGCGGTTTTACGGTTTTAAAGCAGAAGAGATTTTAGACCCGAATGTTCCTTTCCTTGATCTGGAAGTGGATCCTAAATTAAGCTGGGCATTACGACATTTAGATCAGTTTCCTGTCAGTCTTCAGACTGCAGATTATCAGATGATTCTGAGGATTCCGGGAATTGGGGTAAAAACAGCCCAGAAAATTGTAAGTGCCAGGCGTTTTCAGATTTTAACGATGGATCATTTGAAAAAATTGGGTGCAGCCGTAAACCGGGCAAAATATTTTATTGATTTTAATGCCGGTAATGCCTATCTGCGGTATTTAACAGATAAGAATTTCAGAAAATTAATTGTTGGTGGTAGTTCTTCCAAGTTCCACAACCAGTTTTCCCAGCAGCTGAGCCTGTTTTAA
- a CDS encoding DNA alkylation repair protein, with translation MTEKRKGARSIKDIPADILEQLNRGEIETANLTEWLAVDQKLLLANLLRQNNRSEYLQPVLKKVEQLKKQTVNTVNEAIGTGLLDLAVANEDDEFLSELLIHQADLVRCWAAYTIGRNDRLDLKDKFKRIQPFAADPHFGVREICWMTMRPDISKNLTDSITILSEWTSHKNENIRRFASESTRPRGVWCEHIQELKQNPGLGLEILEPLRSDPARYVQDSVGNWLNDVGKSQPEFVVEVCDEWLRESPTKETQYIVKKALRTIRK, from the coding sequence ATGACAGAAAAGCGAAAAGGAGCCCGCTCCATTAAAGATATTCCCGCAGATATTTTAGAACAGTTGAACCGGGGAGAAATAGAAACAGCAAATCTTACGGAATGGCTGGCAGTAGATCAGAAACTTTTACTGGCAAACTTATTAAGACAAAATAATCGTTCAGAATATCTTCAGCCTGTACTGAAAAAGGTTGAACAGTTGAAAAAACAGACCGTCAATACAGTTAACGAAGCTATAGGAACAGGATTATTAGATCTTGCAGTGGCCAATGAGGATGATGAATTCCTGTCAGAACTTTTAATACATCAGGCAGATCTGGTACGGTGCTGGGCTGCTTATACTATTGGAAGAAATGACAGATTGGATTTAAAAGACAAATTCAAAAGAATACAACCGTTCGCTGCAGACCCTCATTTTGGAGTGCGGGAAATCTGTTGGATGACCATGCGGCCGGATATTTCAAAAAACCTGACTGACAGTATCACTATTTTATCAGAGTGGACGAGCCACAAAAATGAAAATATCAGACGCTTTGCCAGTGAATCTACCAGGCCGAGAGGCGTGTGGTGTGAGCATATTCAGGAATTGAAGCAAAATCCGGGGCTGGGACTGGAAATTTTAGAGCCTTTACGGTCAGATCCGGCCCGCTATGTACAGGACAGCGTTGGCAACTGGCTGAATGATGTCGGCAAGTCGCAGCCTGAGTTTGTAGTGGAAGTTTGTGATGAATGGCTGCGGGAGAGTCCAACCAAAGAAACTCAATATATTGTTAAAAAGGCACTTCGGACAATCCGGAAATAA
- the gap gene encoding type I glyceraldehyde-3-phosphate dehydrogenase gives MSTIKVGINGFGRIGRLVFRAMTERDNIEVVGINDLINAEYMAYMLKYDSVHGIFPGEVSVEGNDLVVNGKKIRVTAEKDPNNLKWDEIGADYIVESTGLFLSKDSAQAHINAGAKKVILSAPSKDDTPMFVMGVNHKELTDDIKILSNASCTTNCLAPLAKVIHDKFGIVEGLMTTVHATTATQKTVDGPSMKDWRGGRAALNNIIPSSTGAAKAVGKVIPSLNGKLTGMSFRVPTVDVSVVDLTVRLEKATSYDEICAAIKEASEGELKGILGYTEDAVVSQDFVGDKRTSIFDKDAGIMLSPNFVKLVSWYDNEMGYSNKLVDMLVHAASL, from the coding sequence ATGTCAACAATCAAAGTAGGTATCAACGGTTTTGGTAGAATTGGACGTCTTGTTTTCAGAGCAATGACTGAAAGAGACAACATTGAAGTTGTAGGAATCAATGACCTTATCAATGCAGAATACATGGCTTACATGTTAAAATATGACTCTGTACACGGTATTTTCCCAGGTGAAGTTTCTGTAGAAGGAAATGATCTTGTAGTAAACGGAAAAAAAATCAGAGTAACTGCTGAAAAAGATCCTAACAACCTTAAGTGGGACGAAATCGGTGCTGATTATATCGTAGAATCTACAGGTCTTTTCTTATCTAAAGATTCTGCTCAGGCTCACATCAACGCCGGTGCCAAGAAAGTAATCCTTTCTGCTCCTTCTAAAGATGATACTCCAATGTTCGTAATGGGAGTAAACCACAAGGAACTTACTGATGATATCAAAATTTTATCAAACGCTTCTTGTACTACCAACTGTTTAGCTCCTTTAGCTAAAGTAATTCACGATAAATTCGGAATCGTAGAAGGTTTAATGACAACTGTACACGCTACAACAGCTACTCAGAAAACGGTTGACGGTCCTTCAATGAAAGACTGGAGAGGTGGTAGAGCTGCTCTGAACAACATCATCCCTTCTTCTACAGGTGCTGCTAAAGCAGTAGGAAAAGTAATCCCTTCATTAAACGGAAAATTAACAGGTATGTCTTTCAGAGTACCTACTGTAGACGTTTCTGTAGTTGACCTTACGGTAAGATTAGAAAAAGCTACTTCTTACGATGAGATCTGTGCTGCTATCAAAGAAGCTTCTGAAGGTGAATTGAAAGGTATTCTAGGATATACTGAAGATGCAGTAGTATCTCAGGACTTCGTAGGAGATAAGAGAACTTCTATCTTCGACAAAGATGCAGGTATCATGCTTTCTCCTAACTTCGTGAAACTTGTTTCTTGGTATGATAACGAAATGGGTTACTCTAACAAGTTAGTAGATATGCTTGTACATGCTGCTTCTTTGTAA
- a CDS encoding oxygenase MpaB family protein: MIQPRFKDSPHFRNFWEQGNGKQLIELSGAEVSFKDFEKFASFFYHVDETGDQVVKDVYLTKKFHEASREIEGYIRNGVSETDHVPESVKKLFAQTQKVPDWLDYNLLKSGAELCMRGNLDSLISLRDYCLIGGYDYAYLNKPLIATEALKKGAVKRLSETLDFWVNATRYDALNIHAKGYEFAIKTRLIHSYARLSIKKYYKEWDTENWGEPINSWDMMATYIGFSLVFLHSLLKLGNTLSDEEEQGIFHLWKYVGYLLGIPEQLLPDDKKQATEYFYLWTSVQPPADKDSVLLAHSLLDESLENPILKFELQRKNLRYLHICCTWFLLDEEVCKRLQIPEVPYKTLFPKSKILFNKIYDTFVSRDARIKRGNKDQMKVLKDYLNITKNSNFH; encoded by the coding sequence ATGATACAACCAAGGTTTAAAGATTCTCCACATTTCAGAAATTTTTGGGAACAAGGCAATGGAAAACAGCTGATTGAGCTTTCCGGGGCTGAAGTTAGTTTTAAAGACTTTGAGAAGTTCGCTTCTTTCTTTTACCATGTTGATGAAACGGGTGATCAGGTTGTAAAGGATGTTTATCTTACTAAAAAATTTCATGAAGCTTCAAGGGAAATAGAAGGTTATATCAGAAATGGAGTTTCTGAGACAGATCACGTTCCTGAAAGTGTAAAAAAACTTTTCGCACAGACTCAAAAAGTACCGGACTGGCTTGATTACAATCTTCTCAAAAGCGGTGCTGAACTCTGTATGAGAGGCAATCTCGATTCACTGATCTCCTTAAGAGACTACTGCCTGATCGGTGGTTATGATTATGCCTACCTCAATAAACCGCTTATTGCTACGGAAGCCTTAAAAAAAGGAGCGGTAAAACGTCTTTCTGAAACGCTGGATTTCTGGGTAAATGCTACCCGGTATGACGCCCTGAACATTCATGCAAAAGGATATGAATTTGCTATAAAAACCCGCCTGATTCACTCCTATGCAAGACTTTCCATCAAAAAATATTATAAAGAATGGGATACGGAGAACTGGGGAGAACCCATCAATTCATGGGATATGATGGCTACTTACATCGGTTTCAGTCTTGTTTTTCTTCACAGCCTTCTCAAACTTGGAAATACCCTATCTGATGAAGAAGAGCAAGGAATTTTCCACCTGTGGAAATATGTAGGTTATCTGCTGGGAATCCCGGAACAACTTCTTCCCGATGATAAAAAACAGGCTACGGAATATTTTTATTTGTGGACATCCGTTCAGCCGCCGGCGGATAAGGATTCTGTACTCCTCGCCCACTCTTTACTGGATGAATCCCTGGAAAATCCTATCTTAAAATTTGAGCTCCAAAGAAAAAATTTACGGTATCTGCACATCTGCTGTACCTGGTTTCTGCTGGATGAGGAAGTTTGCAAAAGACTGCAAATTCCGGAAGTTCCCTACAAGACACTGTTCCCAAAATCAAAAATACTTTTCAACAAAATCTATGACACATTCGTAAGCCGGGATGCCAGAATAAAAAGAGGAAATAAGGACCAGATGAAGGTATTGAAAGACTATCTGAACATCACAAAAAATTCAAATTTTCATTAA
- a CDS encoding TIGR03915 family putative DNA repair protein, which yields MITTLLYDGSFDGLFTAVFEVFEYRYQEVEIVSREKYHQENIFAEIHEVITQNTKSERVLNKLEQSIGKQGIHQLLKVFLSEDREMEHLILSAVKQSVKHQGENILENFADPDILKISKICKSVGRESHRMTAFVRFEKMQDGVFFSKIDPDFNVIPLIRKHFKDRYQDQKWMIYDLRRNYGILYDLESCDFFYPDEKLDFHQYQQKFHDEEKNYQTLWQRYFTKTNILERKNMKLHIQHVPKRYWKYLTEKC from the coding sequence ATGATAACAACCTTACTCTACGACGGAAGTTTTGACGGCCTTTTTACAGCGGTATTTGAAGTTTTTGAATACCGGTATCAGGAGGTGGAAATTGTGAGCAGAGAAAAATATCATCAGGAAAATATATTTGCAGAGATTCACGAAGTTATCACGCAAAATACCAAATCTGAACGGGTACTCAATAAATTAGAGCAGAGTATCGGAAAACAGGGTATTCATCAACTTTTAAAAGTTTTTTTATCCGAAGACCGGGAAATGGAACATTTAATTTTATCTGCCGTAAAGCAATCTGTAAAGCATCAGGGTGAAAATATTCTTGAAAATTTTGCAGATCCTGACATTTTAAAAATTTCAAAAATCTGTAAATCCGTAGGACGTGAAAGTCACAGAATGACCGCATTTGTCCGCTTCGAAAAAATGCAGGACGGTGTTTTTTTCTCAAAAATAGATCCTGATTTCAATGTTATCCCTTTAATCAGAAAACATTTCAAAGACCGTTATCAGGACCAGAAATGGATGATTTATGATCTGAGAAGAAATTACGGTATTTTATATGATCTCGAAAGCTGTGATTTCTTTTATCCGGATGAAAAGCTGGATTTCCACCAGTATCAGCAGAAGTTCCATGATGAGGAAAAAAATTATCAAACACTTTGGCAGCGGTATTTTACAAAAACCAATATCCTTGAAAGAAAGAATATGAAACTGCATATTCAGCATGTTCCGAAAAGATACTGGAAATACCTGACAGAGAAATGCTAG